A window from Pokkaliibacter sp. MBI-7 encodes these proteins:
- a CDS encoding response regulator codes for MSTPAHPFRVMIVEDDRRINPIVESVVSQRAAFEVMGVAESLAEARTLLLGEVPDLLLVDMSLPDGDGLELVRYCRQQGMACDVIVITASRSTEVIQAAMQEGVFDYIVKPLRLARIAQSLEHFVEVKATLQRQAELDQHSIDSLLGRPTVPAPQRGTPKGIDEVTLRAVTELLRAAPDEGFTIERIATELTIGRTTARRYLEYLEAEQLLSLELNYGTRGRPERVFRWCGTAA; via the coding sequence ATGAGCACACCCGCCCATCCCTTTCGGGTGATGATCGTCGAAGACGATCGGCGCATTAACCCCATCGTAGAAAGTGTGGTCAGCCAGCGTGCTGCCTTTGAAGTGATGGGGGTCGCGGAAAGTCTGGCCGAAGCCCGTACCCTGCTGCTGGGCGAGGTGCCTGATCTGCTGCTGGTGGACATGTCGCTGCCCGATGGTGACGGCCTCGAATTGGTGCGTTACTGCCGTCAGCAGGGCATGGCGTGCGACGTCATAGTGATTACGGCCAGCCGCAGTACCGAGGTGATTCAGGCTGCCATGCAGGAAGGGGTGTTCGACTACATCGTCAAACCCCTGCGGCTGGCGCGCATTGCCCAGAGTCTGGAGCACTTTGTCGAGGTCAAAGCCACCCTGCAGCGGCAGGCAGAGCTGGATCAGCACAGCATCGACTCGCTGCTTGGGCGGCCCACGGTGCCTGCACCACAGCGCGGCACCCCCAAAGGCATTGATGAGGTCACTCTCAGGGCGGTCACCGAGCTGCTGCGCGCAGCGCCGGATGAAGGCTTTACCATCGAGCGTATTGCGACCGAGCTGACCATTGGCAGAACCACCGCACGACGTTATCTGGAATATCTGGAAGCCGAACAGTTACTGAGTCTGGAGCTCAACTATGGCACCCGCGGCCGGCCTGAGCGGGTGTTCCGCTGGTGCGGAACGGCAGCATAA
- a CDS encoding oxaloacetate decarboxylase, with amino-acid sequence MQHASHHDLRLSFRQLLESQECFYTASVFDPMSARIASDLGFEVGILGGSVASMQVLAAPDFALISLSEFVEQATRIGRVAELPVIADADHGYGNAFNAMRTVVELERAGIAALTLEDTMLPAKFGHKSTDLISIEEAVGKLSAALEARVDPALSIIARTNASVISTDEVIRRVSAYQATGVDGICIVGIEDFEHLEQIAAAVSIPLMLVTYGNPKLNDRARLAKLGVRIVVNGHAAYFAAIKATYDCLRLERGGEASPLSATALAHKYTNPEEYIVWAREYMDVEE; translated from the coding sequence ATGCAACACGCTTCTCATCATGATCTGCGCCTGAGCTTCCGTCAGCTGCTGGAAAGCCAGGAGTGCTTTTACACCGCCTCCGTGTTTGATCCCATGTCTGCCCGCATCGCTTCTGACCTTGGTTTCGAAGTGGGGATCCTCGGTGGCTCGGTCGCGTCCATGCAGGTGCTTGCCGCACCTGACTTTGCGCTGATCTCCCTTAGTGAATTTGTTGAACAGGCCACCCGCATTGGCCGCGTCGCCGAGCTGCCGGTGATTGCTGATGCTGACCATGGCTATGGCAATGCCTTCAACGCCATGCGTACTGTGGTGGAGCTGGAGCGTGCCGGGATTGCCGCGCTGACGCTGGAAGACACCATGCTGCCAGCCAAGTTCGGACATAAATCCACCGATCTGATCAGTATTGAAGAGGCCGTCGGCAAACTGAGTGCGGCACTGGAAGCGCGGGTTGATCCGGCGTTGTCCATCATTGCCCGTACCAATGCCTCGGTCATCTCTACCGATGAAGTCATCCGACGGGTCAGCGCCTATCAGGCGACCGGCGTGGATGGTATCTGCATTGTGGGGATTGAAGACTTCGAGCATCTGGAGCAGATCGCTGCCGCAGTCAGCATTCCGCTGATGCTGGTGACCTATGGCAACCCCAAACTGAATGATCGTGCCCGTCTGGCTAAACTAGGTGTGCGTATAGTGGTCAACGGCCATGCGGCTTACTTTGCTGCCATCAAGGCCACCTACGACTGCCTGCGGCTGGAGCGTGGTGGTGAAGCCTCTCCGCTGTCAGCAACGGCACTGGCACACAAGTACACCAACCCGGAGGAATATATTGTCTGGGCGCGTGAGTATATGGATGTAGAAGAGTAA
- a CDS encoding metallophosphoesterase family protein, with amino-acid sequence MKIAALSDIHSNVFALEAVINDAQRRGARQLLNLGDILYGAIAPRATYDVLKKHSFITIRGNQDRQIYESGPADIAANPTLAFILQDLEQEPLDWMQGLPFDAWLFEGDASREIYLCHGSPSNDLIYLLENVESGSARVRGDDEIISLLDGHRSPLILCGHTHTPRVVKLSTGQLIVNPGSVGLPAYMDDEPVPHSMETFSPHASYALLEWHEAGWQVELVRVPYDHELAARIAANRGRHDWAHYLRTGRGLHSTS; translated from the coding sequence ATGAAGATTGCCGCGTTGTCTGATATTCACAGCAATGTTTTTGCACTGGAAGCCGTTATCAATGACGCTCAGCGGCGTGGAGCCAGGCAGTTGCTCAATCTGGGTGACATCCTGTACGGCGCCATTGCGCCACGTGCTACCTACGATGTGCTGAAAAAGCACTCCTTCATTACCATTCGTGGCAATCAGGACCGGCAGATCTACGAATCCGGCCCGGCAGACATTGCCGCCAATCCGACGCTGGCGTTTATCCTGCAGGATCTGGAACAGGAACCTCTGGACTGGATGCAGGGCCTGCCCTTCGATGCCTGGCTGTTTGAAGGGGATGCCAGCAGGGAGATCTACCTGTGCCATGGCTCACCCAGTAACGATCTGATCTATCTGCTGGAAAATGTGGAAAGCGGCAGCGCCAGAGTGCGTGGCGATGATGAAATCATCAGCCTGCTGGATGGCCATCGGTCCCCCCTGATTCTCTGCGGCCACACCCATACACCACGGGTCGTCAAACTCAGCACCGGCCAGCTTATCGTCAACCCCGGCAGTGTCGGTCTGCCCGCCTATATGGATGACGAACCGGTACCGCACAGTATGGAAACCTTCAGCCCCCATGCCAGCTATGCCCTGCTGGAATGGCACGAAGCGGGCTGGCAGGTGGAACTGGTGCGCGTCCCCTATGACCATGAACTGGCCGCACGCATTGCTGCCAACCGTGGCCGCCATGACTGGGCGCATTACCTGCGAACGGGCCGGGGGCTGCATTCTACGAGCTGA
- a CDS encoding sensor histidine kinase produces the protein MKLRQQIALYSVGLSLVQALLLTALLVVGLRVDYLDTLTRHGDQLAEVLAQDQEVIAALSASTVQSTAQLQRSIEHKRQLSGAAYIVVTDEQARRLTHPRPELIGQRFIGEDIWPALQQGRQYHSEATGSLGNAVRSFAPVRDAKGQIIGAVVVGYLQATIKELLNDKLLWLVALVLLVCCLTAALAWFIHRRLRKTLMDWEPEQIARKFTEQALVLESVFDAILAIDAGQRILTINQTAVQCLKLGRYSPDELVGQPLAEVCPLVLPMFSANAQGLSEQGFTLAGQSYSSKVLPILWRGRAMGQVMTFRAEGDVNELSHQISHLRQYGDMLRMQTHEYANKLNSLAGLLQMGETDKALALIHTESEDYQALLQQVMAAIADRPVAGLILGKFNRARELGVAFEFDPLSRLQEYPHALSVELITILGNLLDNGLRAARASAALPARISLSISDAGKHIILEVEDSGAGVDEQLADHLFEYGVSQQAGDHGVGLYLVKEIVNRYQGSLVWERTPEQTTLFSVYLPKPEESN, from the coding sequence ATGAAGCTCCGTCAGCAGATCGCGCTGTATTCTGTCGGCCTGTCACTGGTACAGGCCCTGCTGCTGACGGCCCTGCTGGTGGTGGGGCTGCGGGTCGATTATCTCGATACCCTGACCCGCCACGGCGATCAGCTGGCGGAGGTGCTGGCACAGGATCAGGAAGTGATTGCCGCCCTGAGTGCTTCCACTGTGCAGAGCACGGCGCAGTTACAGCGCAGCATCGAACACAAGCGCCAGCTCTCCGGCGCCGCCTATATTGTGGTGACTGACGAACAGGCCAGACGCCTGACGCACCCCCGCCCTGAGCTGATCGGGCAGCGCTTTATCGGTGAAGACATCTGGCCTGCGCTGCAGCAGGGGCGACAGTATCACTCCGAAGCGACCGGCTCCCTCGGTAACGCCGTGCGCAGTTTTGCCCCGGTGCGGGATGCGAAAGGGCAGATTATTGGTGCGGTGGTGGTCGGCTATCTGCAGGCCACTATTAAGGAGCTGCTCAACGACAAGTTGCTGTGGCTGGTGGCACTGGTGCTGCTGGTGTGCTGTCTCACTGCTGCGCTGGCCTGGTTTATCCACCGCCGCTTACGCAAGACCCTGATGGACTGGGAGCCGGAGCAGATAGCACGCAAGTTCACCGAGCAGGCACTGGTACTGGAGAGCGTTTTCGACGCCATTCTGGCCATTGATGCCGGGCAACGCATTCTCACCATCAACCAGACGGCCGTGCAGTGTCTGAAACTGGGCCGCTACAGCCCGGATGAGCTGGTCGGCCAGCCGCTGGCTGAGGTCTGCCCGCTGGTGCTGCCGATGTTCAGTGCCAATGCGCAGGGGTTGTCAGAGCAGGGCTTCACGCTGGCCGGGCAAAGCTATTCCAGCAAAGTACTGCCGATTCTCTGGCGCGGCCGTGCCATGGGGCAGGTGATGACCTTCCGCGCTGAAGGGGACGTCAATGAGCTATCCCACCAGATCAGCCATCTGCGCCAGTATGGCGATATGCTGCGTATGCAGACCCACGAGTACGCCAACAAGCTCAACTCGCTGGCCGGGCTGCTGCAGATGGGAGAGACCGACAAGGCACTGGCGCTGATTCACACTGAGAGTGAGGACTATCAGGCGCTGTTACAGCAGGTAATGGCGGCCATTGCCGACCGCCCGGTGGCCGGTCTGATTCTCGGCAAGTTCAATCGCGCCCGTGAGCTGGGCGTGGCGTTTGAGTTCGACCCCCTGAGCCGCCTGCAGGAATATCCCCATGCCCTGTCAGTGGAGCTGATCACTATTCTTGGCAATCTGCTCGACAATGGCCTGCGTGCCGCCCGTGCCAGTGCTGCCTTGCCTGCCCGTATCAGTCTGTCGATCAGTGATGCCGGTAAGCACATCATTCTGGAAGTGGAAGACAGTGGTGCAGGCGTGGATGAGCAGCTGGCGGACCATCTGTTTGAATACGGCGTCAGCCAGCAGGCGGGGGACCACGGCGTGGGCCTCTATCTGGTCAAGGAGATCGTCAATCGTTATCAGGGCAGTCTGGTGTGGGAGCGCACACCGGAGCAGACCACCCTGTTCAGTGTCTACCTGCCCAAACCTGAGGAGAGCAACTGA